In Methanofollis sp., the DNA window TGAGGGTGTGACCCGCGGGACACGGCGGGCCAAATACGCCCGGATCTGCCTCCGAACAGGGGATCCCGCTTCTCATTCAGGGCCATACCGGGGAGATCCGGCGATCCGGGCATACCGGGGGCTGTGGGCAGAACAGGATGAAATCCGGCAGGACTCAACGCCCCCAGGTCGCCGATATGATCGGGGGCAATGTTTCTTCCACTCCCGGCCCCCTGGTGTCGGGGAGGGGGAGGGAGCGGGGCTGGATATAGTCCCGATCCGGACTCTGGCGATACCCCCAGTATGAAGGTTTACCATGAAAATGATCCAGAAGATCCGTTCTCCGGGTTTTCATGAGGTTTTGACTCTCAACGAGCACCCCATGATGGAGATGGAGAGGACAAAACCACCTTCAGAAAAGGTTCGCCCTCTGCCTTCCCCGTCCTATCGTAATCCCGGGGGCCCGGGGGCAGCGCCCCCGGCGCAAGCGTGCGGGAAGGCACGTTGACCAGACGAACTCCTCAGAACAATTTTCATGCGGTATGCCTGAGGCGTGCTCCCGACTCATGCCCGATTCAACAGAGTCGATTTTTCAAAAATCTCTCCCTCAGGAGAGATAGGTGGCAAGGTCGACAAAACCCGGGAGATCGGCCTCTTCTATCCCTGCATCCGTGGCCACCCTCTCCTCGACCGAGATCGGCGCTCCCGCCCGAAGGGCGATCGCGATCCCATCGCTCGGCCGGCAGTCCAGACTCTCCTCGGCACCGTTCCGTGCCGAGATCAGGCGGGCATAGAAGATACCCTCACGCAGGTCGTCGATGTGCAGCCTGACCACCCCGATGCCGAAGGACTCCAGCATCGAGACAAAGAGGTCATGGGTCCCCGGGCGCGGGAGGACGTCATGGTTCAGGGCATTATTGATCGATATCGCCTCCCACAGGCCGATATAGATGGGAATCGACCTCCCCGCCGAAAGGGCGAGGAGGACGGCCGGCACAGCCCCGGCCGCTCCGGTCGCCAGAAAGACCCCCTTCACCCGCACCTCCATCGTGCCCATAGGAAGGGGAACATCCTCATCTGAGTTAAGGGTTGTGGCAGGTCAGTGCCTGGCCACCTCGCGCTTGAGGATGCCGATGCTCGCCGCGAGGCCGACGGCGATATTGAAGTAATAGAAGATCATCCGCCAGAGGAGGACGAAAACGCCGACGATCGACGAGTTCACGAATATCCCGTAGATCGAGGTGGCGCTCACCTCGGCAATCCCGGACCCGCCCGGCGTCAGGGGTATCATCATCAGAAGGGCGATGATGATCTGGGCGATGAACGACTCCACCAGGTACGGCTTTTCCCCGAGGCCAACAAGGATGATCGAGGCGATACCAAACTCAACGATCCAGAAGAGGGCCGTAAAAACCGCTCCCCAGACAAGGCCCGCCTTCCCGTGGTTGACAAACTTGCTCAGGCCGCTATGAAAGTTATCGACCTCGGTATCGATCCGCTCAAGGAGGAGGTTCAGTTTCTCCACGTTCCTCCTCGACTTCCTCTGCTCCAGCCACACCGAGATCCGCCGAAGCCA includes these proteins:
- a CDS encoding bifunctional nuclease family protein, producing MGTMEVRVKGVFLATGAAGAVPAVLLALSAGRSIPIYIGLWEAISINNALNHDVLPRPGTHDLFVSMLESFGIGVVRLHIDDLREGIFYARLISARNGAEESLDCRPSDGIAIALRAGAPISVEERVATDAGIEEADLPGFVDLATYLS